The proteins below are encoded in one region of Bombus vancouverensis nearcticus chromosome 8, iyBomVanc1_principal, whole genome shotgun sequence:
- the nompC gene encoding no mechanoreceptor potential C isoform X6 encodes MSSNSKKTSGGKDEKKTPSSKEESPVSKDETGGSASTGSTGGGTSADGTQPGSKPGSAGATSREAAQKLLGLAARGEWAPVDQLLKSLEKAVQSVGEDGPLLPLASIMDPATGMTPLMYAVKDNRTGLLDRMIELGADVGARNSDNYNALHIAAMYSREDVVKLLLSKRGVDPYATGGPRQQTAVHLVASRQTGTATSILRALLAAAGRDIRLKVDGKGKIPLLLAVEAGNQSMCRELLAQQAPDQLRATTTTGDSALHLAARRRDIDMVRILVDYGATVDMQNGDGQTALHIASAEGDETLVKYFYGVRASASITDHQDRTPMHLAAENGHASIIELLADKFKASIFERTKDGSTLMHIASLNGHSECATMLFKKGVYLHMPNKRGARSIHTAAKYGHVGIISTLLQRGEKVDATTNDNYTALHIAVENAKPAVVETLLGYGAEVHVRGGKLRETPLHIAARVPDGDRCALMLLKSGAGPNLTTDDGQTPVHVAASHGNLTTLLLLLEDGGDPMYKSKNGETPLHLACRGCKADVVRHLIEFVKERKGPETATAYVNSLTNEGASALHYAAQIEPSEVEIPGDDRAVIRALLEGGADVSLQTKQAQESAFHHCALAGNNEVLTEMISGMSATEVQKALNRQSAVGWTPLLIAAHRGHMELVTTLLANHARVDVFDLEGRSALHLAAEHGYLQVCDALLANKAFINSKSRVGRTALHLAAMNGYSHLVKFLVQDHGAAIDVLTLRKQTPLHLAAGAGQLEVCKLLLELGASIDATDDQGQKPIHAAAMNNYAEVAQLFLQRHPSLVMACTKDGNTCAHIAAMQGSVRVIEELMKFDRQGVISARNKLTEATPLQLAAEGGHAEVVKALVRAGASCADENRAGFTAVHLAAQHGHGQVLEVMRSSQSLRISSKKLGVTALHVAAYFGQADTVRELLTNVPGTVKSDPPTGGSLVGELGSESGMTPLHLAAYSGNENVVRLLLNSAGVQVEAATTENGFNPLHLACFGGHITVVGLLLSRSAELLHSSDRYGKTGLHIAATHGHYQMVEVLLGQGAEINATDKNGWTPLHCAARAGYLDVVKLLVESGASPKSETNLGSAPIWFAASEGHNDVLKYLMEKEHDTYALMEDKRFVYNMMVCSKSHNNKPIEEFVLVSPAPVDTAAKLSNIYMKLSEKEKERAKDLIAAGKQCEAMATELLALAAGADSAGRILTSMDRRNVEFLDVLIENEQKEVIAHTVVQRYLQELWQGSLNWNAFRTILLFVAFLICPPVWVVFALPLGHKYNNVPIIKFMSYLTSHIYLMVFLLLVGIIPIYPVVRPSLLPYWYEWCLLVMLSGLLLFELTNPSDKSGLGWIKLAVLLFGICGVAFHLMGFVLVQRQYWPTLLYLRNQLFALSFLLACVQILDFLSFHHLFGPWAIIIGNLMKDLARFLAVLAIFVFGFSMHFVALNQAFKNQSTQDMREDKKKKGAFYDDLLANVTEWMMETPSTAPPRRHLRYKTKPPECCDDSSRNIRMSPVLAVELLFFAIFGQTTHEQFKVEKTQPEWTKVLFKLTFGIYMLVSVVVLINLLIAMMSDTYQRIQAQSDIEWKYGLSKLVRNMHRTSTAPSPLNLLTTWMAYLYKLCKKRAAKKQRPSLVRLMGLQRTDALSARSRMGAKWLSKVKKAQVAHKDSVALSVVHLSPLGSQLSFSNVVRIDNVVDWEAVRHKYRDLYGENIEKHVEESKESTDHESLPTVLESSLAGVPVAGSQTTLTSIP; translated from the exons ATGAGCAGTAACAGTAAAAAGACATCGGGTGGGAAGGACGAAAAAAAGACTCCCTCCAGCAAAGAGGAAAGCCCAGTAAGCAAAGATGAGACCGGAGGATCAGCCTCGACGGGAAGTACCGGTGGAGGAACAAGCGCGGATGGGACACAACCTGGAAGCAAACCTGGATCGGCAGGAGCAACCAGCAGGGAAGCCGCACAAAAGCTCCTCGGGCTTGCCGCGCGTGGAGAATGGGCACCGGTGGACCAGCTGCTCAAATCTCTGGAGAAGGCGGTACAGAGCGTCGGAGAGGATGGTCCTCTCCTTCCTCTCGCTAGTATCATGGACCCG gCAACGGGCATGACACCATTGATGTACGCAGTAAAAGACAATCGCACGGGATTGCTCGACCGAATGATTGAATTGGGGGCGGACGTAGGTGCCAGGAACAGC GACAATTACAATGCTCTTCACATCGCGGCTATGTATTCGAGAGAGGATGTCGTCAAATTATTACTGTCAAAGCGGGGCGTCGATCCCTATGCCACTGGAGGA CCGAGGCAACAAACGGCTGTACATTTGGTCGCGTCCAGACAAACAGGTACTGCGACTTCAATTTTACGAGCGTTATTGGCCGCCGCCGGCCGGGACATTAGATTGAAAGTTGATGGG AAAGGAAAGATACCTTTGCTCTTGGCGGTGGAAGCTGGAAATCAATCGATGTGCAGGGAATTGTTGGCTCAACAGGCACCGGATCAGCTCCGTGCCACTACCACTACAGGTGACTCAGCCCTTCATCTGGCGGCTAGGAGACGGGACATCGATATGGTGCGAATATTGGTGGACTACGGGGCGACTGTGGATATGCAAAAC GGTGATGGACAAACTGCATTACATATAGCGAGCGCTGAGGGTGACGAAACCCTCGTCAAGTACTTTTACGGTGTCAGAGCGTCAGCCTCCATCACTGATCATCAGGATCGTACTCCGATGCATCTAGCAGCAGAAAACGGGCATGCTTCTATTATTGAGTTGCTGGCTGATAAATTCAAAGCCAGCATATTTGAGAGGACAAAGGACGGATCAACACTGATGCATATAGCGTCATTGAACGGTCACTCGGAATGCGCGACGATGCTCTTCAAGAAGGGCGTCTACTTGCACATGCCAAATAAACGTGGCGCCAGATCAATTCACACGGCAGCCAAGTACGGTCATGTTGGCATCATAAGCACTCTCCTACAACGAGGTGAAAAG GTGGACGCAACTACGAACGACAATTACACTGCGCTGCATATAGCCGTGGAAAATGCAAAACCTGCGGTAGTAGAGACTCTGTTAGGTTACGGGGCCGAAGTTCACGTTCGAGGAGGAAAGCTTCGGGAAACGCCTCTTCACATAGCAGCCAGAGTGCCTGACGGCGACAGATGTGCGCTGATGTTACTGAAATCTGGTGCAGGGCCAAATTTGACTACCGACGACGGTCAAACACCTGTGCACGTAGCGGCGAGCCATGGCAATTTGACGACGTTATTGCTTCTTCTGGAGGATGGCGGGGATCCTATGTACAAGTCGAAG AACGGAGAAACGCCACTTCACTTGGCATGTAGAGGATGCAAAGCCGATGTCGTGCGTCACTTGATCGAGTTTGTGAAGGAAAGAAAGGGTCCGGAAACAGCGACGGCCTACGTCAACAGTTTAACAAACGAAGGAGCGAGTGCATTACATTACGCCGCTCAGATCGAACCGTCGGAAGTTGAAATACCTGGTGACGACCGCGCAGTTATTCGAGCTCTTCTGGAAGGTGGAGCAGACGTTTCACTCCAAACAAAGCAAGCTCAAGAATCAGCGTTCCATCACTGCGCGTTAGCTGGAAACAACGAAGTTCTAACAGAGATGATAAGTGGTATGTCAGCCACGGAAGTACAGAAAGCGTTAAATCGTCAAAGCGCTGTCGGTTGGACCCCGTTGCTAATCGCTGCCCACCGCGGTCACATGGAGCTAGTGACCACGTTACTGGCGAATCACGCGAGAGTAGACGTATTTGACCTGGAGGGTAGGTCCGCGCTTCACCTGGCTGCCGAGCACGGCTACTTACAAGTCTGCGATGCGTTGTTGGCGAACAAAGCATTCATAAACTCCAAGTCCAGAGTCGGTAGAACAGCATTGCACTTAGCAGCGATGAACGGCTACTCGCATCTCGTCAAGTTCCTTGTGCAGGACCACGGGGCTGCGATAGACGTTCTTACGCTGAGAAAACAGACACCCCTTCATTTGGCAGCTGGTGCTGGCCAATTGGAAGTGTGCAAGCTTCTACTCGAACTCGGGGCAAGTATAGACGCGACCGACGATCAAGGTCAGAAACCGATTCATGCTGCAGCGATGAACAACTATGCGGAGGTGGCCCAGCTATTCCTTCAAAGACATCCCAGCTTAGTGATGGCATGTACCAAAGATGGGAACACATGCGCCCACATAGCGGCGATGCAGGGCAGCGTGCGCGTGATCGAAGAACTAATGAAATTCGATCGGCAAGGTGTCATCTCTGCAAGAAACAAGTTAACCGAAGCGACTCCTCTTCAGCTGGCGGCCGAAGGAGGACATGCCGAGGTTGTTAAAGCGTTAGTCAGAGCAGGTGCTTCTTGTGCCGATGAGAATCGAGCGGGATTCACCGCGGTCCATTTGGCCGCACAACACGGACATGGTCAGGTATTGGAAGTGATGAGATCTTCTCAATCTCTTCGTATATCCAGTAAGAAGCTTGGGGTTACTGCCCTTCATGTTGCCGCGTACTTCGGTCAAGCCG ATACCGTGCGGGAACTCTTAACCAACGTACCTGGAACGGTGAAATCCGATCCCCCAACTGGTGGCTCTCTGGTAGGAGAATTAGGAAGCGAATCCGGAATGACACCTTTACACTTGGCTGCTTACTCCGGAAACGAAAACGTCGTACGACTGCTGTTAAACTCGGCTGGCGTACAG GTGGAGGCAGCGACCACGGAAAACGGCTTTAATCCCCTCCATTTGGCCTGTTTCGGAGGTCACATTACGGTGGTGGGCCTTCTGTTGAGCAGATCGGCAGAATTGTTACATAGCTCAGACCGATACGGTAAAACTGGTCTGCACATCGCCGCGACTCACGGTCACTACCAAATGGTGGAAGTTCTGCTCGGTCAGGGAGCAGAAATTAACGCGACTGATAAAAATGGCTGGACGCCGTTGCATTGCGCCGCTCGCGCCGGTTATCTTGATGTTGTTAAATTGCTAGTCGAAAGCGGAGCCTCACCGAAGAGTGAAACTAATCTCGGAAGCGCGCCGATTTGGTTCGCCGCTTCAGAGGGTCACAACGACGTGCTCAAGTATCTCATGGAGAAGGAGCACGATACATACGCTCTGATGGAGGATAAGAGG TTCGTCTATAATATGATGGTCTGCAGTAAGAGCCACAACAATAAACCGATCGAGGAATTCGTGCTGGTATCGCCGGCACCAGTAGACACGGCAGCAAAGCTCTCCAATATCTACATGAAATTGtcggagaaagagaaggagagagctAAAGACTTGATAGCCGCCGGCAAACAATGCGAAGCGATGGCCACGGAATTGTTAGCTCTAGCCGCAGGCGCCGACTCGGCTGGAAGAATTCTTACCTCGATGGATCGCAGAAACGTGGAATTCTTGGACGTTCTGATCGAGAACGAGCAGAAGGAGGTGATTGCGCATACGGTGGTACAACGATATCTTCAAGAACTGTGGCAGGGCAGCTTGAATTGGAACGCCTTCAGGACGATTCTTCTATTCGTCGCATTCCTCATCTGTCCGCCAGTATGGGTGGTGTTCGCTCTTCCGCTCGGTCACAAGTACAATAACGTTCCCATCATAAAATTCATGTCGTACCTCACGTCTCACATATATCTGATGGTCTTCCTTTTGCTGGTCGGTATAATTCCTATATATCCGGTGGTAAGACCGAGTCTATTACCGTACTGGTACGAATGGTGTCTTCTCGTGATGCTGTCTGGACTTTTGCTCTTCGAGCTGACTAATCCTAGCGACAAGAGCGGACTAGGCTGGATCAAATTGGCGGTGCTATTGTTCGGCATCTGTGGAGTAGCGTTCCATCTTATGGGCTTCGTGCTAGTTCAACGACAGTACTGGCCAACCCTGCTCTACCTCAGGAATCAACTATTCGCTCTGAGCTTCTTGCTGGCTTGTGTGCAAATCCTCGACTTCCTCTCGTTTCACCATCTCTTTGGACCATGGGCGATCATCATCGGAAACCTGATGAAGGATCTCGCCAGATTTCTTGCTGTGTTAGCCATCTTTGTGTTTGGTTTCTCGATGCACTTCGTTGCGCTGAACCAAGCCTTCAAGAATCAATCGACTCAAGACATGCGCGAggacaaaaagaaaaagggcGCCTTCTACGACG ATTTGTTGGCCAATGTTACGGAATGGATGATGGAGACGCCATCGACGGCGCCTCCTCGTCGACACCTCCGTTACAAGACAAAACCACCTGAGTGTTGTGACGATAGCTCCCGAAATA TCAGGATGAGTCCCGTATTGGCCGTTGAGTTATTGTTCTTCGCCATCTTCGGTCAGACGACCCACGAACAATTCAAGGTCGAAAAAACGCAGCCCGAGTGGACCAAAGTTCTCTTCAAGCTCACCTTTGGTATTTATATGCTGGTTTCGGTGGTTGTGCTGATTAATCTGCTAATTGCCATGATGAGTGACACTTACCAACGGATACAAGCTCAGTCCGACATCGAATGGAAATACGGATTGAGTAAGCTTGTTAGAAATATGCACAG GACAAGCACAGCGCCATCGCCACTGAATCTCCTTACCACCTGGATGGCATATTTGTACAAACTCTGCAAAAAGCGGGCTGCAAAAAAGCAACGACCTTCTCTTGTCCGCTTGATGGGATTGCAAAGAACCGATGCGCTTTCAGCGCGGTCCAGAATGGGCGCCAAGTGGTTGTCCAAAGTGAAAAAAGCACAGGTGGCTCACAAGGATAGCGTTGCTTTATCGGTTGTTCACCTGAGTCCTCTTGGTAGCCAATTATCATTCAGTAACGTTGTCAGAATCGATAACGTTGTTGATTGGGAAGCGGTCCGACACAAGTATCGTGATCTTTATGGTGAAAATATTGAGAAACATGTCGAAGAATCGAAAGAATCTACCGATCATGAATCCCTACCGACTGTTCTGGAAAGTTCGTTGGCCGGTGTTCCCGTGGCAGGAAGCCAAACTACACTTACTTCTATTCCTTGA
- the nompC gene encoding no mechanoreceptor potential C isoform X2 — translation MSSNSKKTSGGKDEKKTPSSKEESPVSKDETGGSASTGSTGGGTSADGTQPGSKPGSAGATSREAAQKLLGLAARGEWAPVDQLLKSLEKAVQSVGEDGPLLPLASIMDPATGMTPLMYAVKDNRTGLLDRMIELGADVGARNSDNYNALHIAAMYSREDVVKLLLSKRGVDPYATGGPRQQTAVHLVASRQTGTATSILRALLAAAGRDIRLKVDGKGKIPLLLAVEAGNQSMCRELLAQQAPDQLRATTTTGDSALHLAARRRDIDMVRILVDYGATVDMQNGDGQTALHIASAEGDETLVKYFYGVRASASITDHQDRTPMHLAAENGHASIIELLADKFKASIFERTKDGSTLMHIASLNGHSECATMLFKKGVYLHMPNKRGARSIHTAAKYGHVGIISTLLQRGEKVDATTNDNYTALHIAVENAKPAVVETLLGYGAEVHVRGGKLRETPLHIAARVPDGDRCALMLLKSGAGPNLTTDDGQTPVHVAASHGNLTTLLLLLEDGGDPMYKSKNGETPLHLACRGCKADVVRHLIEFVKERKGPETATAYVNSLTNEGASALHYAAQIEPSEVEIPGDDRAVIRALLEGGADVSLQTKQAQESAFHHCALAGNNEVLTEMISGMSATEVQKALNRQSAVGWTPLLIAAHRGHMELVTTLLANHARVDVFDLEGRSALHLAAEHGYLQVCDALLANKAFINSKSRVGRTALHLAAMNGYSHLVKFLVQDHGAAIDVLTLRKQTPLHLAAGAGQLEVCKLLLELGASIDATDDQGQKPIHAAAMNNYAEVAQLFLQRHPSLVMACTKDGNTCAHIAAMQGSVRVIEELMKFDRQGVISARNKLTEATPLQLAAEGGHAEVVKALVRAGASCADENRAGFTAVHLAAQHGHGQVLEVMRSSQSLRISSKKLGVTALHVAAYFGQADTVRELLTNVPGTVKSDPPTGGSLVGELGSESGMTPLHLAAYSGNENVVRLLLNSAGVQVEAATTENGFNPLHLACFGGHITVVGLLLSRSAELLHSSDRYGKTGLHIAATHGHYQMVEVLLGQGAEINATDKNGWTPLHCAARAGYLDVVKLLVESGASPKSETNLGSAPIWFAASEGHNDVLKYLMEKEHDTYALMEDKRFVYNMMVCSKSHNNKPIEEFVLVSPAPVDTAAKLSNIYMKLSEKEKERAKDLIAAGKQCEAMATELLALAAGADSAGRILTSMDRRNVEFLDVLIENEQKEVIAHTVVQRYLQELWQGSLNWNAFRTILLFVAFLICPPVWVVFALPLGHKYNNVPIIKFMSYLTSHIYLMVFLLLVGIIPIYPVVRPSLLPYWYEWCLLVMLSGLLLFELTNPSDKSGLGWIKLAVLLFGICGVAFHLMGFVLVQRQYWPTLLYLRNQLFALSFLLACVQILDFLSFHHLFGPWAIIIGNLMKDLARFLAVLAIFVFGFSMHFVALNQAFKNQSTQDMREDKKKKGAFYDVRMSPVLAVELLFFAIFGQTTHEQFKVEKTQPEWTKVLFKLTFGIYMLVSVVVLINLLIAMMSDTYQRIQAQSDIEWKYGLSKLVRNMHRTSTAPSPLNLLTTWMAYLYKLCKKRAAKKQRPSLVRLMGLQRTDALSARSRMGAKWLSKVKKAQVAHKDSVALSVVHLSPLGSQLSFSNVVRIDNVVDWEAVRHKYRDLYGENIEKHVEESKESTDHESLPTVLESSLAGVPVAGSQTTLTSIP, via the exons ATGAGCAGTAACAGTAAAAAGACATCGGGTGGGAAGGACGAAAAAAAGACTCCCTCCAGCAAAGAGGAAAGCCCAGTAAGCAAAGATGAGACCGGAGGATCAGCCTCGACGGGAAGTACCGGTGGAGGAACAAGCGCGGATGGGACACAACCTGGAAGCAAACCTGGATCGGCAGGAGCAACCAGCAGGGAAGCCGCACAAAAGCTCCTCGGGCTTGCCGCGCGTGGAGAATGGGCACCGGTGGACCAGCTGCTCAAATCTCTGGAGAAGGCGGTACAGAGCGTCGGAGAGGATGGTCCTCTCCTTCCTCTCGCTAGTATCATGGACCCG gCAACGGGCATGACACCATTGATGTACGCAGTAAAAGACAATCGCACGGGATTGCTCGACCGAATGATTGAATTGGGGGCGGACGTAGGTGCCAGGAACAGC GACAATTACAATGCTCTTCACATCGCGGCTATGTATTCGAGAGAGGATGTCGTCAAATTATTACTGTCAAAGCGGGGCGTCGATCCCTATGCCACTGGAGGA CCGAGGCAACAAACGGCTGTACATTTGGTCGCGTCCAGACAAACAGGTACTGCGACTTCAATTTTACGAGCGTTATTGGCCGCCGCCGGCCGGGACATTAGATTGAAAGTTGATGGG AAAGGAAAGATACCTTTGCTCTTGGCGGTGGAAGCTGGAAATCAATCGATGTGCAGGGAATTGTTGGCTCAACAGGCACCGGATCAGCTCCGTGCCACTACCACTACAGGTGACTCAGCCCTTCATCTGGCGGCTAGGAGACGGGACATCGATATGGTGCGAATATTGGTGGACTACGGGGCGACTGTGGATATGCAAAAC GGTGATGGACAAACTGCATTACATATAGCGAGCGCTGAGGGTGACGAAACCCTCGTCAAGTACTTTTACGGTGTCAGAGCGTCAGCCTCCATCACTGATCATCAGGATCGTACTCCGATGCATCTAGCAGCAGAAAACGGGCATGCTTCTATTATTGAGTTGCTGGCTGATAAATTCAAAGCCAGCATATTTGAGAGGACAAAGGACGGATCAACACTGATGCATATAGCGTCATTGAACGGTCACTCGGAATGCGCGACGATGCTCTTCAAGAAGGGCGTCTACTTGCACATGCCAAATAAACGTGGCGCCAGATCAATTCACACGGCAGCCAAGTACGGTCATGTTGGCATCATAAGCACTCTCCTACAACGAGGTGAAAAG GTGGACGCAACTACGAACGACAATTACACTGCGCTGCATATAGCCGTGGAAAATGCAAAACCTGCGGTAGTAGAGACTCTGTTAGGTTACGGGGCCGAAGTTCACGTTCGAGGAGGAAAGCTTCGGGAAACGCCTCTTCACATAGCAGCCAGAGTGCCTGACGGCGACAGATGTGCGCTGATGTTACTGAAATCTGGTGCAGGGCCAAATTTGACTACCGACGACGGTCAAACACCTGTGCACGTAGCGGCGAGCCATGGCAATTTGACGACGTTATTGCTTCTTCTGGAGGATGGCGGGGATCCTATGTACAAGTCGAAG AACGGAGAAACGCCACTTCACTTGGCATGTAGAGGATGCAAAGCCGATGTCGTGCGTCACTTGATCGAGTTTGTGAAGGAAAGAAAGGGTCCGGAAACAGCGACGGCCTACGTCAACAGTTTAACAAACGAAGGAGCGAGTGCATTACATTACGCCGCTCAGATCGAACCGTCGGAAGTTGAAATACCTGGTGACGACCGCGCAGTTATTCGAGCTCTTCTGGAAGGTGGAGCAGACGTTTCACTCCAAACAAAGCAAGCTCAAGAATCAGCGTTCCATCACTGCGCGTTAGCTGGAAACAACGAAGTTCTAACAGAGATGATAAGTGGTATGTCAGCCACGGAAGTACAGAAAGCGTTAAATCGTCAAAGCGCTGTCGGTTGGACCCCGTTGCTAATCGCTGCCCACCGCGGTCACATGGAGCTAGTGACCACGTTACTGGCGAATCACGCGAGAGTAGACGTATTTGACCTGGAGGGTAGGTCCGCGCTTCACCTGGCTGCCGAGCACGGCTACTTACAAGTCTGCGATGCGTTGTTGGCGAACAAAGCATTCATAAACTCCAAGTCCAGAGTCGGTAGAACAGCATTGCACTTAGCAGCGATGAACGGCTACTCGCATCTCGTCAAGTTCCTTGTGCAGGACCACGGGGCTGCGATAGACGTTCTTACGCTGAGAAAACAGACACCCCTTCATTTGGCAGCTGGTGCTGGCCAATTGGAAGTGTGCAAGCTTCTACTCGAACTCGGGGCAAGTATAGACGCGACCGACGATCAAGGTCAGAAACCGATTCATGCTGCAGCGATGAACAACTATGCGGAGGTGGCCCAGCTATTCCTTCAAAGACATCCCAGCTTAGTGATGGCATGTACCAAAGATGGGAACACATGCGCCCACATAGCGGCGATGCAGGGCAGCGTGCGCGTGATCGAAGAACTAATGAAATTCGATCGGCAAGGTGTCATCTCTGCAAGAAACAAGTTAACCGAAGCGACTCCTCTTCAGCTGGCGGCCGAAGGAGGACATGCCGAGGTTGTTAAAGCGTTAGTCAGAGCAGGTGCTTCTTGTGCCGATGAGAATCGAGCGGGATTCACCGCGGTCCATTTGGCCGCACAACACGGACATGGTCAGGTATTGGAAGTGATGAGATCTTCTCAATCTCTTCGTATATCCAGTAAGAAGCTTGGGGTTACTGCCCTTCATGTTGCCGCGTACTTCGGTCAAGCCG ATACCGTGCGGGAACTCTTAACCAACGTACCTGGAACGGTGAAATCCGATCCCCCAACTGGTGGCTCTCTGGTAGGAGAATTAGGAAGCGAATCCGGAATGACACCTTTACACTTGGCTGCTTACTCCGGAAACGAAAACGTCGTACGACTGCTGTTAAACTCGGCTGGCGTACAG GTGGAGGCAGCGACCACGGAAAACGGCTTTAATCCCCTCCATTTGGCCTGTTTCGGAGGTCACATTACGGTGGTGGGCCTTCTGTTGAGCAGATCGGCAGAATTGTTACATAGCTCAGACCGATACGGTAAAACTGGTCTGCACATCGCCGCGACTCACGGTCACTACCAAATGGTGGAAGTTCTGCTCGGTCAGGGAGCAGAAATTAACGCGACTGATAAAAATGGCTGGACGCCGTTGCATTGCGCCGCTCGCGCCGGTTATCTTGATGTTGTTAAATTGCTAGTCGAAAGCGGAGCCTCACCGAAGAGTGAAACTAATCTCGGAAGCGCGCCGATTTGGTTCGCCGCTTCAGAGGGTCACAACGACGTGCTCAAGTATCTCATGGAGAAGGAGCACGATACATACGCTCTGATGGAGGATAAGAGG TTCGTCTATAATATGATGGTCTGCAGTAAGAGCCACAACAATAAACCGATCGAGGAATTCGTGCTGGTATCGCCGGCACCAGTAGACACGGCAGCAAAGCTCTCCAATATCTACATGAAATTGtcggagaaagagaaggagagagctAAAGACTTGATAGCCGCCGGCAAACAATGCGAAGCGATGGCCACGGAATTGTTAGCTCTAGCCGCAGGCGCCGACTCGGCTGGAAGAATTCTTACCTCGATGGATCGCAGAAACGTGGAATTCTTGGACGTTCTGATCGAGAACGAGCAGAAGGAGGTGATTGCGCATACGGTGGTACAACGATATCTTCAAGAACTGTGGCAGGGCAGCTTGAATTGGAACGCCTTCAGGACGATTCTTCTATTCGTCGCATTCCTCATCTGTCCGCCAGTATGGGTGGTGTTCGCTCTTCCGCTCGGTCACAAGTACAATAACGTTCCCATCATAAAATTCATGTCGTACCTCACGTCTCACATATATCTGATGGTCTTCCTTTTGCTGGTCGGTATAATTCCTATATATCCGGTGGTAAGACCGAGTCTATTACCGTACTGGTACGAATGGTGTCTTCTCGTGATGCTGTCTGGACTTTTGCTCTTCGAGCTGACTAATCCTAGCGACAAGAGCGGACTAGGCTGGATCAAATTGGCGGTGCTATTGTTCGGCATCTGTGGAGTAGCGTTCCATCTTATGGGCTTCGTGCTAGTTCAACGACAGTACTGGCCAACCCTGCTCTACCTCAGGAATCAACTATTCGCTCTGAGCTTCTTGCTGGCTTGTGTGCAAATCCTCGACTTCCTCTCGTTTCACCATCTCTTTGGACCATGGGCGATCATCATCGGAAACCTGATGAAGGATCTCGCCAGATTTCTTGCTGTGTTAGCCATCTTTGTGTTTGGTTTCTCGATGCACTTCGTTGCGCTGAACCAAGCCTTCAAGAATCAATCGACTCAAGACATGCGCGAggacaaaaagaaaaagggcGCCTTCTACGACG TCAGGATGAGTCCCGTATTGGCCGTTGAGTTATTGTTCTTCGCCATCTTCGGTCAGACGACCCACGAACAATTCAAGGTCGAAAAAACGCAGCCCGAGTGGACCAAAGTTCTCTTCAAGCTCACCTTTGGTATTTATATGCTGGTTTCGGTGGTTGTGCTGATTAATCTGCTAATTGCCATGATGAGTGACACTTACCAACGGATACAAGCTCAGTCCGACATCGAATGGAAATACGGATTGAGTAAGCTTGTTAGAAATATGCACAG GACAAGCACAGCGCCATCGCCACTGAATCTCCTTACCACCTGGATGGCATATTTGTACAAACTCTGCAAAAAGCGGGCTGCAAAAAAGCAACGACCTTCTCTTGTCCGCTTGATGGGATTGCAAAGAACCGATGCGCTTTCAGCGCGGTCCAGAATGGGCGCCAAGTGGTTGTCCAAAGTGAAAAAAGCACAGGTGGCTCACAAGGATAGCGTTGCTTTATCGGTTGTTCACCTGAGTCCTCTTGGTAGCCAATTATCATTCAGTAACGTTGTCAGAATCGATAACGTTGTTGATTGGGAAGCGGTCCGACACAAGTATCGTGATCTTTATGGTGAAAATATTGAGAAACATGTCGAAGAATCGAAAGAATCTACCGATCATGAATCCCTACCGACTGTTCTGGAAAGTTCGTTGGCCGGTGTTCCCGTGGCAGGAAGCCAAACTACACTTACTTCTATTCCTTGA